TTCTGACTATGCAGATGATGAGCATAGCAAAACTTACTGGACCAAGCTTTCCCGTAACAATCTTTATTGATGAAGCACATCGATACTTGTCAAATAATGGGCATGGCAATCACGGCATCTTTTCGTTAATACGTGAGGGACGGAAACTAGGGTTGGATTTGATGATGAGTACACAAAGCCCGTTGGATGTTCCTGTCGAGTTGCTCGGACAATTTGGAAGCTTTATCGTGCAGCGACTAAACACACGAAATGAAATGAAAAGTTTATTAATCATCAAAGAGGACCTAATTGACCAAGTAGCAAATCTTGCAACTGGGGAGGCGTTTTTAAAAACAATTGGTCGCCAGGAGTTGAAAAAGGTCAAAGTTGAACTGAGTACAATTAGTCACCAAACCGAAAATATTCAATTTGGTTTATAACTAAATTCAATGTTAGGAAACCTGACACATAATTTGCAAAGGCCATTAACTTCGTTTAGAATAAAAGTATCTTAAGCGGAGGTATTGTGATGAGCGAACGCGAATTGAGACGTAATTTATCAATTTTACCAATTGGTACTGTACGCGAGCTCACGTTATTGACTGATCGTCAGATTAGATACTATGAACAACAGAAATTAATTGCGCCGGGTCGCGGCAAAGGTGGCCAGAGACGTTTTTCATTAAATGATGTTGATCGTTTGCTCGAGATTCGTGATTTTTTGGATGCTGGAGACTCTATCAAAGATATTCAAGAAATTTTCGCCAAGCAACGCCGTAAAGCACAAGAAAAACAAGATTCAGAAGCAGCACTACGCCGTTCACTACAAAAAGAATTCGCCCAACTGGGACGATTCGGGGCTCATTAAGAAAGGACAATCATGGCTCGCAAAACTTTTACCAAAGAAGAAATTAAGCAAATCGTGGCAGACGAAAACGTGGAGTTTATTCGCGTAACCTTTACAGACGTCTTGGGCGCTATTAAAAATGTTGAAGTGCCCACATCACAGTTAGATAAGGTGTTAGACAATAATCTAATGTTTGACGGTTCATCTATCGAAGGATTTGTACGTATTAATGAATCAGATATGTATCTATATCCTGATTTGTCAACATTCATGATTTTCCCATGGGCGACTGACGGACACGGCGGTAAGGTAGCACGATTAATTGCTGATATTTATACAGCGGATCGTGAACCGTTTGCTGGTGACCCTCGTCACGCACTACGTACTGTGTTGACAGAAGCACGTGAAGCTGGATTTACTTCATTTAATGTTGGTACTGAGCCTGAATTCTTTTTGTTCAAGCTTGATGAAAAAGGGAACCCAACCACAGAATTGAATGATAAGGGCGGCTACTTTGATTTGGCACCTTTGGATATGGGTGAAAATGTTCGTCGTGAAATCGTCTTGACATTGGAAAAGATGGGCTTTGAAATCGAAGCAGCTCACCACGAAGTTGCTGAAGGTCAACACGAAGTTGATTTCAAGTATGCATCGGCATTGGAAGCGGCAGATAACATTCAGACATTCAAGCTCGTTGTTAAAACAATTGCACGTAAGAATGGTTACTTTGCAACATTCATGCCAAAACCAGTTGCTGGTATTAATGGTTCAGGTATGCACACAAACATGTCTTTGTTCACTAAAGAAGGTAATGCCTTTGAAGATGTTTCTGATGAAATGGGACTTTCAAAAGCAGCTTATAACTTCTTGGGTGGTGTTTTGGAACACGCTACAGCCTTTACAGCTTTGGCAAACCCAACTGTTAATTCATATAAGCGTTTGACGCCTGGCTTTGAAGCACCAGTTTATGTTGCTTGGTCAGCTTCAAACCGTTCACCAATGGTACGTGTTCCAGCGTCACGCGGGCAATCAACACGTTTGGAACTACGTTCAGTTGATCCAACCGCCAACCCTTATACATCCCTTGCAGCAATTCTTGCTTCAGGATTAGATGGTATTAAGCGTGAGTTGGAACCACTGGCTTCAGTTGATAAGAACATTTACTTGATGGATGAAATTGAACGTGAGCGTGCCGGTATCACAGATTTGCCAGATACATTGTTGGCGGCAGTTCGTGAACTTGCAGCTGATGAGGTTGTTCGTGCAGCAATCGGTGAACATATTGCTGACAAATTTATTGAAGCAAAGAAGATTGAATATACATCATATCGTCAGTATGTTTCTCAATGGGAAACAGATTCATATTTAGAAAAGTATTAATTTCGTAGAAGCAGAAATGCTTTTTTTTATTGCTCAAAATTTTAGACGAACGTTCAGTTTTGATGTTTTTGTAAACGCATACATTGCTAACGTTCGGATAAAAATAAATAAAAGTCAAAAATGTTCGTTATATACGAACTCTTTTTTGATTATTGTGAATTTTCTTATTTTAAAACGAACACAAATGTATAAAAATCTGTTAAATTGTAATTGTAAACGAACGATAACCTTGCAAATTACAAAGAATGTACACATTGGAGAAGAATATGCCTCAAGTTGCAGTTGTTATGGGATCAACTAGTGATTGGTCCAGCATGAAAAAAACGACAGAAATTTTGGATATATTAGGTGTTACTTACGAAAAACATGTCATTTCAGCACACCGCATGCCTCAAGAATTACAAGCGTTTGGCGCACAAGCAAGAGACAATAAGCTTCAAATAATTATTGCTGGTGCCGGCGGTGCAGCTCATTTGCCTGGTATGCTGGCAGCTAATACGACGCTACCAGTTATCGGCGTGCCGATGCAATCACGGGCACTAAATGGACTGGATTCTTTACTCTCTATTGTTCAAATGCCAGCGGGGGTCCCCGTTGCTACGGTTGCGATAGGCGATGCAGGTGCAAAAAATGCGGCAATTCTAGCTGCGCAAATTATTGCTTTAAATGATGATGACATATTGCAGGCCTTGAATGAATATCGAGAACGCCAAACAAAGACTTCTATTGAAAGCGAGGCAGAATTGATATGACAGGAGCAATTTTACCACCGGCAACGATTGGTATTATTGGCGGTGGCCAACTTGGTCAAATGATGGCTCTTTCCGCAAAGGAAATGGGGTATCGTGTCGGAATTTTGGATCCGACGAAAGACTCTCCAGCTGGACAAGTATCGGATTTTCAGATAGTTGCTGATTATGATGATGTCGAAGCATTAAATGAATTATCACGGCGAAGTGAAGTGTTAACATATGAATTTGAAAATGTTGATCGAGATACATTAAATGAGCAAAGCGATGCAGAATTGCCGCAAGGTACTGAACTATTAAGAATTACAAGCAATCGCATTACTGAAAAAAAGTTTATTCGAGATGATGCTAAAGTACCAGTCACAAATTTTATTGAAGTAAATTCACCCGAAGATTTACGAAAGGTAGCTTTACCAGCTATCTTAAAAACAGTGAGTGGCGGATATGATGGACATGGTCAGTGGTCAATCAATACAGTGCAAGATATTGTTAATCTTGAAAAAGATTTTCCAGATACGCAATTAATTTTAGAACAAGTTGTGGATTTTAAGCAAGAGCTAAGTATTATGGTTTCACGTTCCCAAGATGGGCAAATTGTGACCTGGCCGATTGTCGAAAATATTCATGAAAATCACATTTTAAAAACGACAACAGCACCTGCTAACATTTCATTGGCACTCAAGAATAAAATTGAAGCAATTGCTGAGAATATCGCTGAGTCACTTGAATTGCGTGGCGTACTTGGTATTGAGTTATTTGTCGCTGACGAGGAAGTGTGGGTTAACGAATTAGCACCGCGACCACATAATTCTGGACATTATAGTATTGAAGCGACAAATGTATCACAGTTTGAAGGACATATTAGAAGTATTGTCGGTTTACCTATACCAAAAATTGAGTTGCAAAGCCCGGCTACAATGCTGAATTTGTTGGGCGATGAGCTAACCCAAGCTAGAGAAGATTTAATTCATCATCCTGAATGGCATTTTCACGATTATGGTAAATTGGCTGTTAAACCTAATCGTAAAATGGGTCATATTACGGTACTAGGAACAGAAAATGGTCGAAAATTAAAAGAATGGGGTGACTTGCATGAGCAGCGCAACTGAATACGAAGACAAAACAGTGACTCGCGGGGAACTGAAATATCAAGGTAAGGCAAAACAAGTTTATTTCACAGATAATCCTACAATTTTGTGGGTTCATTATATGGATCAAGCAACAGCCCTGAATGGTAAAGTACATGAGGATATTCCTGAAAAGGGAAGACTGAACAGTGCTATTTCACATATATTGTTCAATTATTTAACTCGTCAGGGTATTGATAATCATTTTCTCTCTTCAATTTCAGAAACAGATGAACTTGACACTGCTCTTGATATCTTGCCGATTGAAGTAGTTACCAGAAATTATGCATCCGGGCATTTTGTTAGTAAGTTCGATGCAAAACCTATGCAAAAGTTATCACCTATTGTTCAGGAATTTTACTATAAATCAGATAAGCTAGATGATCCCTTTATGAATGATTCTCAAATTTTAGCTCTTGGTTTGGCCACATTATCTGAACTCACAAAATTACGAGCTTATGCCCAAGAAGTTAATCAAGCGCTCAAAGAAATATTTGATCAAATTAATATTAACTTAGTCGACTTTAAATTAGAATATGGTCGTGATAGCGAGGGGAAGTTAATCTTGGCTGATGAATTGTCACCAGATAATATGCGTTTGGTCGACCAAAAAACAGGTCAGTCACTTGATAAAGATGTATTTCGAAAACATGCTGGTGATGTTACTGTTGGTTATCGTGATGTTTTATCACGCTTAGAAAATTTGGAGAAATAATATGTACTTAGCAAAAATATATGTCACATACAAGCCATCAATCCTTGATCCACAAGGAGAAGTGATTAAAGCTGCGTTAAATCGTATGGATTATAGCGGAATCGAGCAAGTATCACAAGGAAAATATTTTGAAATTAAGCTGAAAGCAACCGATGTTGATGCTGCCACTTCAGAAGTTGAAAGTTTCACTGATGCCCTATTAATCAATCAAAATACCGAAACCTACCGCTTTGATTTATCTTTGGTAGATGAGGACGAGGTATTATCATGAAAGCTGCGGTTATTAGTTTTCCAGGATCAAATTGCGATTTTGACATGTTACATGCATTGCAAGAATTTGGTGTTGAAGCAGAAATTGTTTCTGCAAAACATAATAATTTAAAAGAATATGATGCAATCTTTTTACCAGGTGGTTTCTCATACGGAGATTATTTGCGTACAGGAGCAATTGCCCGTTTTTCACCAATCATGAGTGCTGTGACACAGGCGGCTAATGATGGCAAGCTTATTGTTGGCATTTGTAATGGATTTCAAATTTTGACAGAAGCTGGTTTATTACCTGGACAACTATTAACAAATAAAAAACCAGGATTTATTTGCGATGAGATAGCACTTTCAATTGCGAATCCAAATACTGCTTATACAAATGCTTATGATTCTGAAGAAATAATTAATATTCCTGTGGCGCATGCAGAAGGAAATTATTATGCCGATGCAGAAACATTGACGAAACTTGAAGAGGACAATCTGATTGTTTTCCGATATGTGGATAATCCCAATGGGTCAGCACATGATATAGCAGGAATTATGAATGAAAATGGTAACGTCTTTGGTATGATGCCACACCCAGAGCGCGCAGTTGATGCAGTGACTGGTAACGAAGATGGTAAGAACTTTTTCAAAAGTATTTTGAGCGGCATTCTAGCAGGAGCCTAATATAATGACAACAAATGAATTATCACCCGAAGAAGTACGTGACAGTAAAATTTATATAGAGTGGGGTCTCACAGAACAAGAATACGATTTGATTGTTAAGGAGTTAAAGCGTCTACCTAATTTTACTGAAACAGGCATTTTTTCAGGAATGTGGTCGGAACACGTTTCTTATAAGAAATCAAAGCCAATTTTGCGCAAATTCTGGTCAACCAACGAACGCGTTTTACAGGGACCAGGTGAAGGTGCTGGGATTTTAGACATTGGCGACAATCAAGCAGTTGTTTTTAAGGCTGAAAGTCATAATCATCCTTCATTTGTTGAACCGTACGAGGGGGCAGCAACCGGAGTTGGTGGTATCTTACGTGATATTTTTTCAATGGGTGCCCAACCTATTGCTGTACTGGATTCACTACGCTTTGGTGAATTAGACAATGCGCATACAAAACATATTGTTGACGGTGTCATAGCAGGAATTGCGGGATACGGCAATGCGATTGGTATTCCCACAGTAGGAGGCGAAATTGGTTTTGATGGCGTTTACGCTGGCAATCCGTTGGTAAATGTTATGGCTGTTGGCTTGATGGACCAAAATGCTATGCAGGTTGGACAAGCTAAAGGCATAGGAAATTCAATTATCTATGTTGGTGCTAAAACTGGTCGTGATGGTATTAATGGCGCCTCATTTGCTTCTGCTGAGTTCTCAAGTGAAGAAAAGTCTGATCGTTCGGCTGTTCAAGTTGGTGATCCATTTTTAGAAAAGCTAGTAATGGATGCGACACTGCAGGCAGTACGTGAGCACTCCGATATTATTGTTGGTATTCAAGATATGGGTGCAGCTGGGCTCCTATCATCAAGTTCTGAAATGGCTGCTAAAGCAGGTATGGGCATTAATCTGAACTTGGATATGGTCCCTCAACGTGAAACAGGAATGACGCCATATGAACTAATGTTGTCAGAGTCACAAGAACGCATGGTGCTTGTTGTTAAAAAGGGTGAAGAACAAGCTATTATTGACTTGTTCCAATCAGCTGATTTAGATGCTGTAATCATTGGTCAAGTTACCGATGATGGTCGTTATCGATTAAACTTTAAAAATGAAGTTGTTGCAGATGTACCTGTTGACTTTTTGACACATGCACCAAAACAAGACTTACCAATGGCCGAACCAGCAAGATTGGCAAATCTTTCGAATGATCAATTTGAGCCAGACATGGGTAATGTCAAAGAAACGATATTAACATTACTCGCGCAGCCAACAATAGCTTCCAAAGCATCGTTGTTCCGTCACTTTGATTCACAGGTGCGTGCCGATACCGCCATTAAGCCCGGCGGGGATGCAGCACTAATCCGTATCCGTGATACGCAAAAGGCATTAGCGATGACAACAGATGTTAATGCTCGTTATTTATATCTCAACCCGCGTGTGGGTGCCAAAATGGCAGTTGCTGAAGCGGCCAGAAATATTGTATCTACTGGATCAAAGCCAATTGGCATTACGGATGGCTTGAACTTTGGTTCACCGGATAATCCAGAAGTTTATTATGAGTTGGATCAAGCTGTTGCTGGGATTAATGACGTGGCTAAACAGCTTGACACACCAATCATTTCTGGAAACGTGTCTCTTTACAATGAAACAGATGGGCAAGCAATTTACCCAACACCAATGATTGGCATGGTTGGTTTGCTTGAAGATATCACAAAAGCAACACGAATCGCATTTCAATCAGCAGGTGATAGTATTTATCTTGTAGGACGAACGAAAGATAGCTTTAACGGTTCAGAAATTCAAAAGATGCAAACGGGACACATTGCCGGTCAATTATTTGATTTTAATGATGAGGACGAGTTAGCAGCGCAACAGTTCATTCTAGATGTCACTGATCAACGTCTCCTTAATAGTGCGCATGATTTATCTGAAGGTGGATTAGTCGTTGGTCTTCTTGAGAGCGCCTTTGCTGGAAATCTCAGTTTTGATATCTCGGTAGACTTAGCCGATAAGTATTTATTTTCAGAAACACCCAGTCGTTTTGTAGTCAGTGTGTCACCTGAAAATAGAACAACATTTGAATCACTAGCCGGTGACCGAGTAACAAAATTAGGTGTGGTTACAGCAGATGATACGATTAATATTACAACGACAACAAGCGATATTCAATTGTCATTCAGCGAAACGAAGAAAATCTATCAGGAGAGCATCGCATGGAAACTAAACGCGGAGTAACGATGATGAACGAACAAAAAAATGAAACATCACGTCTTAATGTGCGTAGTTTGAATGAAGAATGTGGCATTTTTGGCGTCTGGGGTCGCTCCGATGCGGCGCAATTAACATACTATGGGTTGCATGCATTACAACATCGTGGTCAAGAGGGCGCTGGTATTGTTGCTAACAATAATGGTCATTTGTGGCAGGAACGTGGTTTAGGTCTACTGAGTGATGTTTTTCGAGACACATCTCGCATTGAAGCATTAGCTGGGAAAAGTGCTATTGGTCACGTGCGTTATGCCACAGCCGGATCTAATGGGTTAGAAAACATCCAACCTTTGATGGTGAATTTTCATGACATGCAAATCTCGTTAGCGCACAATGGTAATTTGACAAATGCACTCACATTACGTGAAAATTTGGAAGAAGAAGGAGCCATTTTTCAATCATCTTCTGATTCTGAAATTTTATTGCATTTAATTCGCCGGTCTAAAGCAGACAAATTTATTGATAAACTAAAAGAAGCTTTAAACATTGTACACGGTGGATTTGCGTTCTTGCTATTGACACCACATGGGATGTTTGCTGCGTTGGACCCACACGCGTTTCGACCTTTTGTCATTGGTCAAATGCCGGATGGTCACTACATTGTTACATCTGAAACAGCTGCTATTGAAGTTGTTGGTGCCAAGTTCGTGCGCGATGTACAACCTGGTGAACTAATCGCGATCGACGACAATGGTTTAACAATCGATACATATACCGATAAAACCACCTTAAATATTGACTCGATGGAATATATCTATTTTGCTCGCCCTGATTCAATGATTTATGGTGTGAATGTGCATAAAGCACGTAAGCGAATGGGCTCAGCCTTAGCAGCGGAACAACCCGTTCCAGAAGCAGATATTGTTGTCGGCATCCCAAACTCTAGTTTGAGTGCAGCGGCTGGATTTGCTGAAGCCAGTGGTTTACCAAATGAAATGGGGCTGGTTAAGAATCAATATATTGCGCGAACATTTATAGAGCCAACACAGGATAAAAGAGAGCGTGCTGTTCGCATGAAGTTAAGCGCTGTTCGTGATGTTGTTGTTGGAAAAAATGTTGTCTTGATTGATGATTCAATTGTTCGTGGTACGACGTCAATGTTTATTGTACGTATGCTAAAAGAGGCTGGTGCTAAATCAGTTCATGTAAGAATTGCGAGCCCTATATTTAAATTTCCGTCATTTTATGGTATTGATATGCAAACAACAGAAGAACTGATGGGCGCAAATCATTCATTGCATGAAATGACAAAAATGATTGAAGCTGATTCACTTGGATTTTTGTCAGTTGATGCGCTGGTTAAGGCAATTGACTTACCATATGATGGAGAAGGAACTGGGCTAACGACCGCTTACTTTGATGGGCATTATCCAAGCCCCATTTATGATTATAAAGCCAGTCTAGATAAATTTGTGCATGCTGGAGAAGTTGATTTTGTTCCAGAGCCAACTACTACTTATCATCCCCGTCAAGTGGCATCACTACGACATCAAGAGCTTTTATCAGATGGCACTATTCACTTAGATTCACAAACAATTCAGGGGGTAGAAATATGAGTGAGCAAAACGCCTATCAAAGGGCTGGTGTTGATATTAAAGCTGGAGAACGTGCCGTTGACCTAATGAAAGATGCAGTGGCGGCTACGTATAATGACCAAGTTTTGGATGGTATTGGTGGCTTTGGGGCAGCGTTTGCTTTAGGAAAAGACTACACGGATCCAGTTTTAGTTTCAGGCGCTGATGGTGTAGGGACAAAGCTATTGCTAGCTATTGCTGCGGATAAACATGATACAATTGGCCAGGATTTAGTAGCGATGGTGGCCAATGATATTTTAGCTCAAGGAGCAAAACCTGCTTTTATATTAGATTATCTAGCTGTGGATAAAATGAGACCAGAAGTGGTTGCTGAAATTGTCACAGGCATTGCCAAAGCTGCTAAAGAATCAAATATGGCTTTGATTGGCGGTGAAAGCGCTGAATTACCGGGATTATATGCGGAAAAGCATTATGACTTAGCTGCTTTTGCTGTTGGTATTGCAGAGCGACAACAATTATTGTCGGCAAAAAATGTCTCTGAAGGAGATGTTTTGATTGGTTTGCCGTCTTCTGGAATTCACTCTAATGGCTATTCATTAGTACGTCAGGTTTTTGATATTCATTCTGATAAGGACTTCAATAAATTATCGTCTGAAACAAAAGAAACACTACTGACGCCAACCGCCTTATATGCTAAGACTGTTTGGCCACTTGTGGAAGCAAAATTAATACAGGCAATGGCGCATATTACCGGTGGAGGAATCATTGAAAACTTACCAAGAGCATTGCCGGAAAATGTTTCTGCAGAAATAAACTGGGGTTCATGGCCTATTTTACCAATTTTTTCTGAAATACAAGCCAAGGGGACACTGTCGGTAAAAGACATGTTATTAACCTTTAATAACGGACTCGGAATGATTTTGATTGTAAAGCCACAACAGTTAGCTGATGCGATGACATTACTAACAGAACAAGGTCAGACAGCTTATGTAGTCGGTAAAATAACGCCTGCTCAGAAGGAACGAGTTGTCTTTACAGGTAATGAACCATGGTGAGAAAAGTAAGGTTAGCAGTTTTTGCATCTGGGACGGGTACCAACTTCCAAGCATTAAATGATGCGATTTTACAAAGAGGGCTTAATGCTGAAATCGTGCGTTTGATTGTTGATAAATCAACTGCTGGTGCCCTGAATTTAGCAAAATTATTTGGTATTCCTGCTACAGCAATTAAATATTCGAATTATGAAACGAAGACGGAAGCGGAACAGGTCATTATTAATCAACTTAAAACAGATCAAGTTGACGGTATTTTATTGGCTGGTTATATGCGTATTTTGACGCCAAAGTTAATCGATGCCTATTCGGGGAAGATTATCAACC
The Leuconostoc suionicum genome window above contains:
- a CDS encoding MerR family transcriptional regulator; this translates as MSERELRRNLSILPIGTVRELTLLTDRQIRYYEQQKLIAPGRGKGGQRRFSLNDVDRLLEIRDFLDAGDSIKDIQEIFAKQRRKAQEKQDSEAALRRSLQKEFAQLGRFGAH
- the glnA gene encoding type I glutamate--ammonia ligase, with protein sequence MARKTFTKEEIKQIVADENVEFIRVTFTDVLGAIKNVEVPTSQLDKVLDNNLMFDGSSIEGFVRINESDMYLYPDLSTFMIFPWATDGHGGKVARLIADIYTADREPFAGDPRHALRTVLTEAREAGFTSFNVGTEPEFFLFKLDEKGNPTTELNDKGGYFDLAPLDMGENVRREIVLTLEKMGFEIEAAHHEVAEGQHEVDFKYASALEAADNIQTFKLVVKTIARKNGYFATFMPKPVAGINGSGMHTNMSLFTKEGNAFEDVSDEMGLSKAAYNFLGGVLEHATAFTALANPTVNSYKRLTPGFEAPVYVAWSASNRSPMVRVPASRGQSTRLELRSVDPTANPYTSLAAILASGLDGIKRELEPLASVDKNIYLMDEIERERAGITDLPDTLLAAVRELAADEVVRAAIGEHIADKFIEAKKIEYTSYRQYVSQWETDSYLEKY
- the purE gene encoding 5-(carboxyamino)imidazole ribonucleotide mutase, translated to MPQVAVVMGSTSDWSSMKKTTEILDILGVTYEKHVISAHRMPQELQAFGAQARDNKLQIIIAGAGGAAHLPGMLAANTTLPVIGVPMQSRALNGLDSLLSIVQMPAGVPVATVAIGDAGAKNAAILAAQIIALNDDDILQALNEYRERQTKTSIESEAELI
- the purK gene encoding 5-(carboxyamino)imidazole ribonucleotide synthase — translated: MTGAILPPATIGIIGGGQLGQMMALSAKEMGYRVGILDPTKDSPAGQVSDFQIVADYDDVEALNELSRRSEVLTYEFENVDRDTLNEQSDAELPQGTELLRITSNRITEKKFIRDDAKVPVTNFIEVNSPEDLRKVALPAILKTVSGGYDGHGQWSINTVQDIVNLEKDFPDTQLILEQVVDFKQELSIMVSRSQDGQIVTWPIVENIHENHILKTTTAPANISLALKNKIEAIAENIAESLELRGVLGIELFVADEEVWVNELAPRPHNSGHYSIEATNVSQFEGHIRSIVGLPIPKIELQSPATMLNLLGDELTQAREDLIHHPEWHFHDYGKLAVKPNRKMGHITVLGTENGRKLKEWGDLHEQRN
- a CDS encoding phosphoribosylaminoimidazolesuccinocarboxamide synthase, giving the protein MSSATEYEDKTVTRGELKYQGKAKQVYFTDNPTILWVHYMDQATALNGKVHEDIPEKGRLNSAISHILFNYLTRQGIDNHFLSSISETDELDTALDILPIEVVTRNYASGHFVSKFDAKPMQKLSPIVQEFYYKSDKLDDPFMNDSQILALGLATLSELTKLRAYAQEVNQALKEIFDQININLVDFKLEYGRDSEGKLILADELSPDNMRLVDQKTGQSLDKDVFRKHAGDVTVGYRDVLSRLENLEK
- the purS gene encoding phosphoribosylformylglycinamidine synthase subunit PurS, which codes for MYLAKIYVTYKPSILDPQGEVIKAALNRMDYSGIEQVSQGKYFEIKLKATDVDAATSEVESFTDALLINQNTETYRFDLSLVDEDEVLS
- the purQ gene encoding phosphoribosylformylglycinamidine synthase subunit PurQ, yielding MKAAVISFPGSNCDFDMLHALQEFGVEAEIVSAKHNNLKEYDAIFLPGGFSYGDYLRTGAIARFSPIMSAVTQAANDGKLIVGICNGFQILTEAGLLPGQLLTNKKPGFICDEIALSIANPNTAYTNAYDSEEIINIPVAHAEGNYYADAETLTKLEEDNLIVFRYVDNPNGSAHDIAGIMNENGNVFGMMPHPERAVDAVTGNEDGKNFFKSILSGILAGA
- the purL gene encoding phosphoribosylformylglycinamidine synthase subunit PurL, which encodes MTTNELSPEEVRDSKIYIEWGLTEQEYDLIVKELKRLPNFTETGIFSGMWSEHVSYKKSKPILRKFWSTNERVLQGPGEGAGILDIGDNQAVVFKAESHNHPSFVEPYEGAATGVGGILRDIFSMGAQPIAVLDSLRFGELDNAHTKHIVDGVIAGIAGYGNAIGIPTVGGEIGFDGVYAGNPLVNVMAVGLMDQNAMQVGQAKGIGNSIIYVGAKTGRDGINGASFASAEFSSEEKSDRSAVQVGDPFLEKLVMDATLQAVREHSDIIVGIQDMGAAGLLSSSSEMAAKAGMGINLNLDMVPQRETGMTPYELMLSESQERMVLVVKKGEEQAIIDLFQSADLDAVIIGQVTDDGRYRLNFKNEVVADVPVDFLTHAPKQDLPMAEPARLANLSNDQFEPDMGNVKETILTLLAQPTIASKASLFRHFDSQVRADTAIKPGGDAALIRIRDTQKALAMTTDVNARYLYLNPRVGAKMAVAEAARNIVSTGSKPIGITDGLNFGSPDNPEVYYELDQAVAGINDVAKQLDTPIISGNVSLYNETDGQAIYPTPMIGMVGLLEDITKATRIAFQSAGDSIYLVGRTKDSFNGSEIQKMQTGHIAGQLFDFNDEDELAAQQFILDVTDQRLLNSAHDLSEGGLVVGLLESAFAGNLSFDISVDLADKYLFSETPSRFVVSVSPENRTTFESLAGDRVTKLGVVTADDTINITTTTSDIQLSFSETKKIYQESIAWKLNAE
- the purF gene encoding amidophosphoribosyltransferase; the encoded protein is METKRGVTMMNEQKNETSRLNVRSLNEECGIFGVWGRSDAAQLTYYGLHALQHRGQEGAGIVANNNGHLWQERGLGLLSDVFRDTSRIEALAGKSAIGHVRYATAGSNGLENIQPLMVNFHDMQISLAHNGNLTNALTLRENLEEEGAIFQSSSDSEILLHLIRRSKADKFIDKLKEALNIVHGGFAFLLLTPHGMFAALDPHAFRPFVIGQMPDGHYIVTSETAAIEVVGAKFVRDVQPGELIAIDDNGLTIDTYTDKTTLNIDSMEYIYFARPDSMIYGVNVHKARKRMGSALAAEQPVPEADIVVGIPNSSLSAAAGFAEASGLPNEMGLVKNQYIARTFIEPTQDKRERAVRMKLSAVRDVVVGKNVVLIDDSIVRGTTSMFIVRMLKEAGAKSVHVRIASPIFKFPSFYGIDMQTTEELMGANHSLHEMTKMIEADSLGFLSVDALVKAIDLPYDGEGTGLTTAYFDGHYPSPIYDYKASLDKFVHAGEVDFVPEPTTTYHPRQVASLRHQELLSDGTIHLDSQTIQGVEI
- the purM gene encoding phosphoribosylformylglycinamidine cyclo-ligase yields the protein MSEQNAYQRAGVDIKAGERAVDLMKDAVAATYNDQVLDGIGGFGAAFALGKDYTDPVLVSGADGVGTKLLLAIAADKHDTIGQDLVAMVANDILAQGAKPAFILDYLAVDKMRPEVVAEIVTGIAKAAKESNMALIGGESAELPGLYAEKHYDLAAFAVGIAERQQLLSAKNVSEGDVLIGLPSSGIHSNGYSLVRQVFDIHSDKDFNKLSSETKETLLTPTALYAKTVWPLVEAKLIQAMAHITGGGIIENLPRALPENVSAEINWGSWPILPIFSEIQAKGTLSVKDMLLTFNNGLGMILIVKPQQLADAMTLLTEQGQTAYVVGKITPAQKERVVFTGNEPW
- the purN gene encoding phosphoribosylglycinamide formyltransferase is translated as MVRKVRLAVFASGTGTNFQALNDAILQRGLNAEIVRLIVDKSTAGALNLAKLFGIPATAIKYSNYETKTEAEQVIINQLKTDQVDGILLAGYMRILTPKLIDAYSGKIINLHPAMLPNFPGRHSILDAFEAGVSETGVTVHFVDNGIDTGEIIAQEAVPILINDTIDILETRIHNVEHVLYPNTLAKLIDEGVFLK